The following proteins come from a genomic window of Nitrosopumilus sp.:
- a CDS encoding universal stress protein, which yields MKHVMIPFRPDGVFYRAFESALNVAKQNNALLSLVKVIHYPAGIGLDTFLVMDMVSREYDLSKFDKIVTNLQKNAITAKVKLDVHVLDMHLSPAKAFVEFASKNNVDLMVVGSPARKGWKKHLGSDMSDEIMALNPLCNVILVE from the coding sequence ATGAAACATGTTATGATTCCATTTCGTCCAGATGGCGTATTTTATCGAGCATTTGAGAGTGCATTAAATGTGGCAAAGCAAAACAATGCATTACTTTCGCTAGTCAAGGTTATCCATTATCCTGCTGGGATAGGTCTGGATACGTTCTTGGTGATGGATATGGTTTCACGTGAATATGATCTGTCCAAGTTTGACAAAATAGTGACAAATCTACAAAAAAATGCAATTACTGCCAAAGTCAAATTAGACGTACATGTTCTTGACATGCATTTGTCTCCTGCCAAAGCCTTTGTAGAGTTTGCATCAAAAAATAATGTTGATTTGATGGTTGTAGGAAGCCCTGCTAGGAAAGGCTGGAAAAAACATCTCGGCTCTGATATGTCTGATGAGATAATGGCTTTGAATCCTTTATGCAATGTGATCTTGGTGGAATAA
- a CDS encoding cobalamin biosynthesis protein CbiN, with protein MKTRLLIIFALGLTGLSLPFVFACECVGSTLEQRIENSDVIFSGKLYPNVWDFSELKIAGNFNVIQVWKGADSFPQIATGDVTVVTGVDSGICGVTFIPNNKYLIFAKIDGDVLTTSSCSGSWFLDGRADDVKALDAMGATHHFIDARDVKGSSSDDCRGPGLFTVEQCEFEKLIRTVFLPIGIALPIVGLSVFFIWRNRK; from the coding sequence ATGAAAACTAGGCTTTTGATAATTTTTGCACTTGGGTTAACCGGACTATCACTCCCTTTTGTTTTTGCATGTGAGTGTGTAGGGTCCACTCTTGAGCAAAGAATTGAAAATTCTGATGTGATCTTTTCTGGAAAACTCTATCCAAATGTATGGGATTTTTCAGAATTAAAGATTGCTGGAAATTTTAATGTGATCCAAGTCTGGAAAGGTGCAGATTCTTTCCCACAGATTGCAACAGGGGATGTTACCGTAGTTACAGGAGTGGATAGCGGAATATGTGGTGTCACATTTATTCCCAACAACAAGTATCTGATTTTTGCAAAAATTGACGGGGATGTTTTGACAACAAGTAGCTGTTCAGGATCATGGTTTTTGGATGGACGTGCAGATGATGTAAAAGCATTGGATGCCATGGGGGCGACACATCACTTTATTGATGCAAGAGATGTGAAAGGTTCTTCATCAGACGACTGCAGAGGTCCTGGATTATTTACTGTAGAGCAATGTGAATTTGAAAAACTAATACGCACCGTATTTTTGCCAATTGGAATTGCCTTACCTATAGTTGGACTGTCTGTGTTTTTTATCTGGAGAAATAGAAAATGA